In Nitrospinota bacterium, the following proteins share a genomic window:
- a CDS encoding TlpA family protein disulfide reductase, translating into MRKTILLFLIMVLTVVPAFAGAPSTGDTAPGFSLKSMEGQQVSLSDFKGKVVVIGMFHICVPCMNQAMEFNKVRNQFDKGEVVVLGINTNGDSREAVAKYLSKFPEKVQFPYLIDPVKSVYQSYSQRDMPTVLIIDQKGILNARAAAVGADQLVPYIKKML; encoded by the coding sequence ATGCGAAAAACAATTCTTTTATTTTTGATAATGGTTTTAACGGTAGTTCCTGCTTTTGCCGGAGCACCTTCAACGGGAGACACGGCTCCTGGATTTTCCTTGAAATCCATGGAAGGACAGCAAGTGTCATTGTCGGATTTTAAGGGTAAGGTTGTTGTAATAGGAATGTTCCATATCTGCGTGCCCTGTATGAACCAGGCCATGGAGTTTAATAAGGTCAGAAATCAATTTGATAAAGGTGAAGTTGTGGTGTTGGGGATCAATACTAATGGAGATTCCAGGGAAGCCGTAGCAAAATACCTCAGTAAATTTCCAGAAAAGGTGCAGTTCCCATATCTAATAGACCCGGTTAAATCGGTCTACCAGTCTTATTCCCAGAGAGACATGCCAACCGTTTTAATCATTGATCAAAAAGGCATTTTAAATGCACGGGCTGCGGCTGTTGGTGCTGATCAATTAGTTCCCTACATAAAAAAAATGCTTTGA
- a CDS encoding cytochrome c produces MRIGLLLIVFASLFLGGCAGTQTIPDPESPGARLFQERCTMCHGLPAPTRHNPEQWDHLLVMMEGFMQERNIDFPVQEKKLIRDYLHKNAN; encoded by the coding sequence GTGCGGATCGGATTGTTGTTGATAGTTTTTGCTTCGTTATTTCTGGGGGGTTGCGCCGGGACACAAACGATCCCCGATCCGGAGAGCCCCGGTGCCAGGCTTTTCCAGGAAAGATGCACCATGTGTCATGGTTTACCGGCTCCCACAAGGCATAATCCGGAACAGTGGGACCATCTTTTGGTCATGATGGAAGGGTTTATGCAGGAAAGAAATATTGATTTTCCGGTTCAGGAAAAAAAGCTGATTCGGGACTACTTACACAAAAATGCAAATTGA
- a CDS encoding uracil-DNA glycosylase — translation MGYSEIPCETDLSIDIGQASTNKMANNKSLTAVQKELGDCTRCKLSSTRKKIVFGSGNPNADLVFVGEGPGADEDEQGLPFVGRAGKKLTEIIEKGMGLSREQDTYICNIVKCRPPGNRDPEPEEIEACNPFLVQQLKAIKPKVIVALGKPASSTLLGRNVPITKERGTWHEYAGIKLMLTFHPSYLIRFYTLENRRAVHEDMKKVLKELKR, via the coding sequence ATGGGATATTCAGAAATCCCCTGTGAAACAGATTTATCCATCGATATAGGCCAGGCTTCAACCAACAAAATGGCAAATAATAAGTCCCTGACTGCAGTTCAAAAAGAGCTGGGAGACTGCACCCGATGCAAACTTTCAAGCACCAGGAAGAAGATTGTATTTGGTTCGGGAAACCCAAATGCAGACCTTGTTTTTGTCGGAGAAGGTCCCGGAGCTGATGAAGACGAACAGGGTCTCCCTTTTGTTGGCAGGGCCGGGAAAAAGCTGACGGAGATCATCGAAAAGGGAATGGGGCTGAGCCGGGAACAAGACACCTATATCTGCAATATTGTCAAATGCCGTCCACCCGGAAACCGTGATCCGGAACCAGAAGAAATTGAAGCCTGCAATCCTTTTCTGGTCCAACAACTGAAGGCCATAAAACCAAAAGTCATTGTCGCGCTCGGCAAACCAGCATCGTCAACACTTTTGGGGAGGAATGTGCCCATCACCAAGGAAAGAGGAACCTGGCACGAGTACGCAGGTATCAAGCTAATGCTAACATTTCATCCCTCTTATTTGATTCGATTTTATACTTTGGAAAATCGCCGGGCTGTGCACGAAGATATGAAAAAAGTTTTAAAAGAGTTGAAGAGGTAA
- a CDS encoding transporter, which yields MFMLKRKVLLFLGLIMMVWVSAAQAYVGLCCAHCGGNMPLNIFGGGIPEPKEFRFKVSQMIMEMGPLRDGTDDISNDDLLGGQNVNGTTYPALPTSMQMYMTMFGAAYSFSDNFAMMGMVNYIENTMHMDLNNGNNFVMTSGGIGDITLLGKYRAYANDNLVPTNQMSVLFGLSLPTGAIDRKFTNHSNDTFNGTLLPYKMQLGSGTVDPIIGFTYQGSRDPFWWGLNTQLETHLYDNSQGYHRAQELRYDLYAMKQVHDKVVVHAQLNGWYEGTYSGEADDQRNSGAGRANLNNNRGYISPLFDPNNYGGHKVHVGLGVQFQPIPLHIMEVTASVPIHQDLNGPQMADNWMVQFSYYLEVPTKNSRRYKGFNPPKALGF from the coding sequence ATGTTCATGCTTAAACGAAAAGTTTTATTGTTCCTTGGTTTAATAATGATGGTTTGGGTGTCTGCGGCTCAGGCTTATGTGGGGTTATGCTGCGCCCATTGTGGGGGCAATATGCCGCTAAATATTTTTGGTGGTGGCATACCGGAACCTAAGGAATTCCGCTTCAAGGTCAGCCAGATGATTATGGAGATGGGGCCGCTTCGTGATGGAACCGATGACATCTCGAATGATGACCTCTTAGGGGGTCAGAATGTCAACGGAACCACTTATCCTGCTCTGCCCACTTCTATGCAGATGTATATGACCATGTTTGGTGCTGCTTATTCTTTCTCAGATAATTTTGCCATGATGGGAATGGTCAATTACATAGAAAACACCATGCATATGGATTTAAATAATGGAAATAACTTTGTGATGACTTCCGGTGGTATTGGGGATATTACCCTGCTTGGTAAATACCGTGCTTATGCCAATGATAATCTGGTTCCAACAAATCAGATGTCGGTTTTGTTTGGTTTGTCACTGCCTACCGGCGCCATCGACAGGAAGTTCACAAACCACTCTAATGATACTTTTAATGGCACTCTACTTCCTTACAAAATGCAATTGGGGAGCGGTACTGTTGATCCTATTATAGGTTTTACCTACCAGGGGTCGCGAGATCCTTTCTGGTGGGGATTAAATACCCAATTGGAAACCCATCTTTATGATAACAGCCAGGGATATCACCGGGCCCAGGAGTTGAGATATGACCTTTATGCCATGAAGCAGGTTCATGACAAGGTAGTTGTTCACGCGCAGTTGAATGGCTGGTATGAGGGCACCTATAGTGGTGAGGCTGATGATCAAAGAAACTCGGGAGCGGGTCGTGCTAACTTGAACAACAATAGAGGTTACATCAGTCCTTTGTTTGACCCTAACAATTACGGGGGGCATAAGGTACATGTTGGTTTGGGTGTTCAATTTCAGCCCATCCCATTGCATATAATGGAAGTGACAGCAAGCGTGCCCATTCATCAGGATTTGAATGGACCGCAAATGGCGGATAACTGGATGGTTCAGTTCAGTTATTACCTCGAAGTTCCAACAAAGAACAGTAGACGTTATAAAGGGTTTAATCCACCCAAAGCACTTGGATTTTAA
- a CDS encoding TlpA family protein disulfide reductase: MKPIKMSLQIVLLFMVVHATAYAEHSSFDKMGVVPPKTSQQAPEFMVRNLKGQNVKLSDFKGNVVLLNFWATWCGACIEEMASMQKLYSTLDGVEVVAVSIDRWNEDRIQEYVKSNKLTFPVLLDQDQKVRKKYHVMGLPTSYLIDAEGKIRGYASGARTWDSPDSQDLFISLKGDGFIKDLPPVERLSMSAN; this comes from the coding sequence ATGAAACCCATCAAAATGTCATTGCAAATAGTTTTGTTATTCATGGTGGTGCATGCAACGGCTTATGCGGAACATTCTTCTTTTGATAAGATGGGGGTGGTGCCACCAAAAACTTCCCAGCAGGCACCTGAATTTATGGTCAGGAATCTGAAGGGGCAGAATGTCAAGCTATCAGATTTTAAGGGGAATGTTGTTTTACTTAACTTCTGGGCTACCTGGTGCGGGGCATGTATTGAAGAGATGGCTTCCATGCAGAAGCTTTACTCGACCTTAGACGGGGTTGAAGTCGTTGCTGTTTCCATTGACCGGTGGAATGAAGACCGAATTCAGGAATATGTTAAGAGCAATAAACTGACTTTTCCTGTGCTTCTGGATCAAGATCAGAAAGTCAGGAAGAAATACCATGTCATGGGTTTGCCCACCAGCTACCTGATTGATGCCGAGGGTAAAATCCGGGGCTATGCTTCAGGTGCCCGAACCTGGGACAGCCCAGACTCACAGGATCTTTTTATATCCTTAAAAGGAGATGGCTTTATAAAAGACCTTCCTCCAGTGGAACGTTTATCTATGAGTGCGAATTAG